A single region of the Nocardioides sp. W7 genome encodes:
- a CDS encoding DUF4193 domain-containing protein, which produces MATDYDAPRKNEEDQSEESIEELKARRHDKNSGKVDVDETEAAESFELPGADLSHEELAVEVKPKQEDEFTCMSCFLVHHRSQLADAKKMICRDCA; this is translated from the coding sequence ATGGCGACTGACTACGACGCACCGCGTAAGAACGAGGAAGACCAGTCCGAGGAGAGCATCGAAGAGCTCAAGGCGCGACGTCACGACAAGAACTCCGGCAAGGTCGACGTGGACGAGACCGAGGCCGCCGAGTCCTTCGAGCTGCCCGGTGCCGACCTCTCCCACGAGGAGCTCGCGGTCGAGGTGAAGCCCAAGCAGGAGGACGAGTTCACCTGCATGAGCTGTTTCCTGGTGCACCACCGCTCGCAGCTGGCCGACGCCAAGAAGATGATCTGCCGCGACTGCGCCTGA
- a CDS encoding DUF4235 domain-containing protein, producing the protein MAKDSSKIWSVFSLVSAVAAAALAKKAADATWKVTTGKKPPENPADPDVEIWEAVGWAVVSGMLVGLARMLAQRRAASYYTRSTGHLPPDLQRDNQQS; encoded by the coding sequence ATGGCCAAGGACAGCTCCAAGATCTGGTCGGTCTTCTCCCTCGTCTCGGCCGTCGCGGCCGCCGCGCTGGCGAAGAAGGCCGCTGACGCCACCTGGAAGGTGACGACCGGGAAGAAGCCCCCGGAGAACCCCGCCGACCCCGACGTGGAGATCTGGGAGGCGGTCGGCTGGGCCGTGGTCAGCGGCATGCTGGTCGGGCTCGCCCGGATGCTCGCCCAGCGGCGGGCCGCGTCGTACTACACCCGCTCGACCGGCCACCTGCCCCCCGACCTGCAGAGGGACAACCAGCAGTCCTGA
- a CDS encoding DUF3093 domain-containing protein: protein MRDSTAPGYDERLGVPLRWWVQGFMFTASVWLAVLAALPGSAAWTVTGVTGLLVATLFWSYGSARISVHDGLLRAGRARIEARHLGTVDVLDPEQARRAAGVDADARAYLLLRPYLKRAVRVAITDTADPAPYWLISTRHPDELARALAALREAPTAG, encoded by the coding sequence CCACTGCTCCCGGCTACGACGAGCGCCTCGGTGTCCCGCTGCGCTGGTGGGTGCAGGGCTTCATGTTCACCGCGAGCGTCTGGCTCGCCGTCCTGGCCGCGCTCCCGGGGTCGGCGGCCTGGACCGTCACCGGCGTCACCGGCCTCCTCGTGGCGACGCTCTTCTGGTCGTACGGCTCGGCGCGGATCAGCGTCCACGACGGTCTGCTCCGGGCCGGCCGGGCCCGGATCGAGGCCCGCCACCTCGGCACGGTCGACGTCCTCGACCCCGAGCAGGCCCGCCGGGCCGCCGGCGTGGACGCCGACGCCCGCGCCTACCTGCTGCTGCGGCCCTACCTCAAGCGCGCGGTCCGGGTCGCTATCACCGACACGGCCGACCCGGCGCCGTACTGGCTGATCAGCACCCGCCACCCCGACGAGCTGGCCCGAGCCCTGGCCGCCCTGCGTGAGGCGCCGACCGCTGGGTAA
- a CDS encoding inositol monophosphatase family protein, with protein MSTPRVNVPAPAELAALALDTARLAAELVRERARGVVSVAATKSSDVDVVTEADRASEELIRRTLQQRRPDDAFLGEEGDDVAGSSGVRWVIDPIDGTVNFLYGIPQYAVSIAAEVDGPAGWRSVAGVVLNVATGVEYVAHRDADGRPVASRDGEPIGPRAAVPLDKTLVATGFSYDREVRRAQVTAWLDLLPRVRDIRRLGSCALDLCGVAEGTVDAYVEEGVNLWDHAAGALVAEAAGARWELLVGAGGLSLLLCAPGPSYDDLRAAVVSAGFAASGVE; from the coding sequence ATGAGCACCCCGCGAGTGAACGTGCCCGCCCCCGCCGAGCTCGCTGCGCTGGCGCTCGACACCGCCCGGCTCGCCGCCGAGCTGGTCCGCGAGCGCGCCCGTGGCGTGGTCTCGGTGGCCGCCACCAAGTCGAGCGACGTCGACGTCGTCACCGAGGCCGACCGCGCAAGCGAGGAGCTGATCCGCCGTACCCTGCAGCAGCGCCGCCCCGACGACGCGTTCCTCGGCGAGGAGGGCGACGACGTGGCCGGCTCCTCGGGGGTGCGCTGGGTGATCGACCCGATCGACGGGACCGTCAACTTCCTCTACGGCATCCCGCAGTACGCCGTCTCGATCGCCGCCGAGGTCGACGGACCCGCCGGTTGGCGGAGTGTCGCCGGGGTGGTGCTCAACGTCGCCACCGGCGTCGAGTACGTCGCGCACCGCGACGCCGACGGACGCCCGGTCGCGAGCCGCGACGGGGAGCCGATCGGCCCGCGCGCCGCCGTACCCCTCGACAAGACGCTGGTCGCCACCGGCTTCTCCTACGACCGCGAGGTTCGCCGGGCGCAGGTCACGGCGTGGCTCGACCTGCTCCCGCGGGTTCGCGACATCCGACGGCTCGGCTCCTGTGCGCTCGACCTGTGCGGGGTGGCCGAGGGGACCGTCGACGCCTACGTCGAGGAGGGCGTCAACCTCTGGGACCACGCCGCCGGGGCGCTGGTCGCCGAGGCGGCGGGTGCGCGCTGGGAGCTGCTCGTCGGGGCGGGTGGACTGAGCCTGCTGCTGTGCGCTCCGGGACCGTCGTACGACGACCTGCGGGCGGCGGTGGTGTCCGCAGGGTTCGCCGCCAGCGGTGTGGAATAG